The sequence GTCTTAGAAAAACCGGAATTTTCACGCTAAACCAGATTTTGACTAAATTGATTTCTTTACTTTATTACgactcaaaataaataaataaaataaccacaAAAGCTTGAAATTTCCACAAAATATCtgaattatcattttctatgtatgatatacttttcaaaatattttgatttttcgaattatttatagacaatagaaatgttcgatatttttttaagtttttatttgtacaatctATTACGCACAGAAACAATAAGTACAAtagattatacaataaaaaaaaaagtgtcatAAATTATGGACTGTAAAGATTTTCTACCTTTCATTGAAAAAACTACggcatgaatattaattaattaaacgtgCAAGTCAAGACACTGCTGAAACATTTGTACAGCGAAGTTTGGCtatttcagttattattttgaGGTCGGTAGGTGTGGCTATAGTAATATTGAAGGgggctttaaaaattaaacggaGTTAGTACTTTAGTTTGAAACCTTTGAATacgagtaatattaaaaaagttggCACCTCTTGGCAAGAGCTGAATACCGTAGGTCCCACATAATAGGTTTTGATAGTTGTTTGTAGAGCCATAGAGAAAGGAGTTTAACAAGAAGTTTTAATTGGTTTGATGTAAGCATTAGACAAAGGAGTCGGAGTCGAGCGTTGAGTAGTCGGGTTTAGTGGTAACCAAGTAAGCTGACGGTCAATTATAAGATGTCAAgatagcataatttttttttttttggtattgaaTCAGTTTTTgctgttttacggtatttatgGAAAGATACAACTAAATCTCGAGTTGTAtacattcttataatataatggtataaatgcatatttttataataattaaatactgcaTTATCCaagaaattagtaattactacattattcaaatttactACACCCATAGTAGCTTGACACCAAATGAACAGCAGAGTGGGTAACCCACTTGCCaatctttttagttttaatgaagtaggTAACCTATGAAGaatcttgttttaaattttaaagttaagtaaaattaaaaattaaaatttctttataaatggacaaagtcaaataatataaactacgtcaacaattatttttaattttcctaagtatttttaaaagtactgtgaattttaatttttatactcatataagtaataatgatccaataaatagttgaaaaatacaaaattattttatcttgggTTTTTATAGtacaagtaaattataatgGTGATAAATTCATAATCGAATATAAattgtagtattttttataaattatagcattaaaaacatttaaattacctGGAAAAGACCAAATGCCAAggcaatatacattataatggttAATCTAGATTTCACTCGATTGTTTAATCCATTATAACATCCTCtttgataaattattctttCGTCAAATAAATTTCTGCACAGTGCACCTAATTCAACTGGTAAATTTTGACAACATGAAACAGGAACTAGATTTTCCGGAAATATAATAGACCAATCTCTAGGTGTATCAACTCCACAACATTCtagctatattaaattataagaaactgaaattacacatttttgtaatttactacCTATTCAGTTCAATTTAATAGTTTACCTTTATATTTATCGTACCtagtttaattcaatttattatttattttgatatattacttgatattaaattaatctgaTAAAATGTGGTTAAGTATGTaaaagaaatgaaaataatacataaattatataaattaactaaatattgaatttcgttttagttttgaataaaaattttaattttcgtttaaGATTCGCATCAAACCTTAAAGTGTGaaacattactatatttaaaatgtattaacatactTTTCGTTGAACCGTAGACCACGACTGCCGATGAGTTTCATCAAACGAATATTTTCCCATGGACGTTTTTAGAGAAAATCTcagatcattattaaaattttctttgGAAACAGAAGacataatagataataacaCTTCAATTACTAAAACCGCtagtaaaattaatgtaaactataaacaaatataacatttaattattatttatttttaataaatataactattatgatGATTCTTTATATGCCTACCATTAttgataaattgaaattttgtttgttaatacaataaaatccaaatatactcgatattataatacatatacctaatataataaacaatattggtGGTGCTATAATTGAAGcattcaaataatttgaaaaacgtCCCAAATCTACAATAACAATGATGCCAATAACTATTAAAGCCACTCctgtaatctaaaaatataaataggtattttaaatgttgtaaatattagGAAATATATCTACATAGATTTAGTgatggtatttaaaatatttatttaccccATATATCACATTAAAgatgtataacaaatattttaccaCATTAATACTTCCAGATTCCATTATATTATCTTCACAAATTGTGTATACTTATGTGTTTCTGAAATTgatttacataaacattttacatttacataatatattatgtctgtaagaaaatacatacaatacttTCAACTTAGTGTGTCTATGTGTGAACtaccatataaaaaataatgtgtagt is a genomic window of Rhopalosiphum padi isolate XX-2018 chromosome 4, ASM2088224v1, whole genome shotgun sequence containing:
- the LOC132930247 gene encoding tetraspanin-9-like isoform X1 produces the protein MESGSINVVKYLLYIFNVIYGITGVALIVIGIIVIVDLGRFSNYLNASIIAPPILFIILGICIIISSIFGFYCINKQNFNLSIMFTLILLAVLVIEVLLSIMSSVSKENFNNDLRFSLKTSMGKYSFDETHRQSWSTVQRKLECCGVDTPRDWSIIFPENLVPVSCCQNLPVELGALCRNLFDERIIYQRGCYNGLNNRVKSRLTIIMYIALAFGLFQVVGIVLACFYTYLLKNGQGSK
- the LOC132930247 gene encoding tetraspanin-9-like isoform X2; translation: MESGSINVVKYLLYIFNVIYGITGVALIVIGIIVIVDLGRFSNYLNASIIAPPILFIILGICIIISSIFGFYCINKQNFNLSIMFTLILLAVLVIEVLLSIMSSVSKENFNNDLRFSLKTSMGKYSFDETHRQSWSTVQRKLECCGVDTPRDWSIIFPENLVPVSCCQNLPVELGALCRNLFDERIIYQRGCYNGLNNRVKSRLTIIMYIALAFGLFQKFT